A genomic stretch from Arthrobacter sp. KBS0702 includes:
- a CDS encoding spermidine synthase, whose protein sequence is MAKRGRAAGRDTGTSTPGVVDVPKGSRPNGPVAGVYYIDTGDCELIPDQDNSTGWLLRINGVMSSHIDLADPLFLDFEYMRWIAALVESRWPPSTRPKLRALHLGGGACSLARYFHAAYPDARQVVVELDGKLAEYVRGWFDLPKAPLLRLRVGEAREVTETLTPQTRDLIIRDVFAGAVTPRPLTTAEFTGHAKRVLAPGGIYLVNSGDAPALANAREDAATIAAAFEHTVIIADPAMLKGRRYGNMIIAGSDAPFDDDPGLARRLLGGAVPAHIWDDARVRAFAAGAAVRHDPKAPDQAESADDDAARPASSTAP, encoded by the coding sequence ATGGCCAAGCGGGGCAGGGCGGCCGGCCGGGACACCGGAACCTCGACGCCGGGAGTGGTGGACGTGCCGAAGGGTTCGCGCCCGAACGGCCCCGTGGCCGGCGTCTATTACATCGACACCGGCGACTGCGAGCTCATTCCTGACCAGGACAATTCGACTGGCTGGCTGCTGCGGATCAACGGCGTCATGAGCTCGCACATCGATCTCGCGGACCCGCTGTTCCTCGACTTCGAGTACATGCGCTGGATTGCCGCGCTGGTGGAATCACGCTGGCCGCCGTCGACCCGTCCAAAGCTGCGGGCCCTGCACCTCGGCGGCGGGGCATGCTCACTGGCGCGTTACTTCCACGCCGCCTACCCGGACGCCCGCCAGGTGGTGGTGGAACTGGACGGAAAACTCGCCGAGTACGTCCGCGGCTGGTTCGATCTGCCCAAGGCCCCGCTGCTGCGCCTCCGCGTGGGGGAGGCCCGGGAAGTGACCGAGACCCTGACGCCGCAGACGCGGGACCTGATCATCCGCGACGTCTTCGCAGGCGCAGTGACCCCGCGGCCGCTCACGACGGCGGAGTTCACCGGGCACGCCAAGCGGGTCCTGGCGCCCGGCGGGATCTACCTGGTGAATTCCGGCGACGCCCCGGCCCTGGCCAATGCGCGCGAGGACGCCGCCACCATCGCCGCGGCCTTCGAGCACACGGTCATCATTGCCGACCCGGCCATGCTCAAGGGCCGGCGCTACGGCAACATGATCATCGCCGGCAGCGACGCGCCGTTCGACGACGACCCCGGCCTTGCCCGGCGCCTGCTCGGCGGGGCGGTGCCGGCCCACATCTGGGACGACGCCCGGGTGCGCGCCTTCGCCGCCGGCGCGGCCGTCCGCCACGACCCGAAGGCGCCCGACCAGGCGGAGTCGGCGGACGACGATGCCGCCCGTCCGGCGTCGTCGACTGCTCCGTAA
- a CDS encoding LysR family transcriptional regulator — MKANPDDLLVLLAVSRSAKFTTAAQALGLNHTTVSRRIAALEKALGGRVLSRAAGGWELTDLGAAAVAVAEQVEGAVGSLEQPGKTPDPVTGVVRMTATDGFSAYIAAPAVARLRRLHPGLSVEIITVTRRALQQRSGLDIEVVVGEPQVHRAEAARLGEYMLGMYASRSYLAEYGTPASVDELKEHPLVYFVDSMLQVDDLDAPRRLVPTMRDGLSSTNVFVHVEATRAGAGVGFLPCFAADLHPDLVRLLPEQFAELLPYWMVLRPDSMRRPAVAAVVQALREQTDAHREALLGRGGHASAAP, encoded by the coding sequence ATGAAGGCAAATCCCGACGACCTCCTGGTCCTGCTGGCCGTCTCGCGCTCGGCCAAGTTCACGACGGCGGCCCAGGCCCTGGGCCTGAACCACACCACCGTCTCGCGCCGGATCGCCGCGCTGGAGAAGGCCCTCGGCGGCCGGGTCCTGTCCCGGGCCGCGGGAGGCTGGGAACTGACCGACCTCGGCGCCGCGGCGGTTGCCGTCGCGGAGCAGGTGGAAGGCGCAGTGGGCTCGCTCGAACAGCCCGGAAAGACGCCGGACCCGGTCACCGGCGTCGTGCGGATGACGGCGACGGACGGCTTCAGCGCCTACATCGCCGCCCCCGCGGTGGCCCGGCTCCGCCGCCTCCACCCGGGGCTCAGCGTCGAGATCATCACGGTGACTAGGCGGGCGCTGCAGCAGCGCTCCGGGCTGGACATCGAGGTGGTGGTCGGCGAGCCGCAGGTGCACCGCGCCGAGGCCGCCAGGCTGGGTGAGTACATGCTGGGCATGTACGCCTCGCGCAGCTACCTGGCCGAGTACGGCACGCCGGCGTCGGTGGACGAACTGAAGGAGCATCCGCTGGTCTACTTCGTCGACTCAATGCTCCAGGTGGACGACCTCGACGCCCCGCGCCGGCTGGTGCCGACCATGCGGGACGGCCTGAGCTCCACCAACGTCTTCGTCCACGTGGAGGCGACGCGGGCCGGGGCGGGAGTCGGGTTCCTGCCCTGCTTCGCCGCCGACCTGCACCCGGACCTGGTCAGGCTGCTGCCGGAGCAGTTCGCTGAGTTGCTGCCCTATTGGATGGTCCTGCGGCCCGATTCGATGCGCCGGCCCGCCGTGGCCGCCGTCGTCCAGGCACTGCGCGAGCAGACCGACGCGCACCGCGAGGCCCTCCTCGGCCGGGGCGGTCACGCATCGGCTGCTCCTTAG
- a CDS encoding MFS transporter, with protein MSVEQRSATPPAARKGEGLKKIVAASMVGTVVEWYEFFLYATAATLVFGKYFFPATGNELDGIIQAFLTYAVGFVARPLGGIVFGQIGDKLGRKPTLQLTIVIIGVSTFLMGCLPGFVDIGYLAPALLVILRFIQGFALGGEWGGAVLLVAEHSPNESRGFWASWPQAAVPVGNLLATLVLFIMSNTLSAADFLGWGWRVAFWLSAVIVFVGYYIRTNVSEAPIFLEAKAQLEAEQAASYGVREVIRKYPKGILQSMGLRFAENIMYYLVVSFSIVYLKTVDKYDTSSLLLALLIAHLVHFLIIPQIGRLVDSWGRKPVYLVGAISGATWPFFAFPMFDTKNAVIIVLAVTIGLCLHGFMYAGQPALMAELFPTRMRYAGVSLGSQVTSIFAGSLAPLLATAWLKDTGSWLPTALYLVVACAITTVAVLSLKETKGIALEEVDRLDAEREGLAVAAVR; from the coding sequence ATGAGCGTAGAACAGCGCTCCGCTACACCCCCCGCAGCCCGCAAGGGTGAGGGCCTCAAGAAAATCGTGGCCGCCTCGATGGTCGGCACCGTCGTCGAATGGTATGAATTCTTCCTCTACGCCACCGCCGCCACCCTGGTGTTCGGCAAGTACTTCTTCCCGGCTACCGGCAATGAGCTGGACGGCATCATCCAGGCCTTCCTGACCTACGCCGTCGGGTTCGTCGCCCGGCCGCTCGGCGGGATCGTCTTCGGCCAGATCGGTGACAAGCTGGGCCGCAAGCCCACGCTTCAGCTGACCATCGTAATCATCGGTGTGTCCACCTTCCTGATGGGCTGCCTCCCCGGCTTCGTCGACATCGGGTACCTTGCCCCGGCGCTGCTGGTGATCCTGCGTTTCATCCAGGGCTTCGCCCTCGGCGGCGAATGGGGCGGCGCCGTGCTGTTGGTGGCCGAGCACAGCCCCAACGAGTCCCGCGGCTTCTGGGCCAGCTGGCCCCAGGCCGCCGTTCCGGTGGGCAACCTGCTGGCCACCCTGGTGCTGTTCATCATGTCCAACACGCTCAGCGCCGCGGACTTCCTCGGTTGGGGCTGGCGCGTGGCGTTCTGGCTCTCCGCCGTCATCGTGTTCGTTGGCTACTACATCCGCACCAACGTCTCCGAGGCGCCGATCTTCCTCGAGGCCAAGGCGCAACTGGAAGCCGAACAGGCCGCCAGCTACGGCGTCCGCGAGGTTATCCGCAAGTACCCCAAGGGCATCCTGCAGTCCATGGGCCTCCGGTTCGCGGAGAACATCATGTACTACCTGGTGGTCAGCTTCTCGATCGTCTACCTGAAGACCGTGGACAAGTACGACACCTCGTCGCTGCTCCTGGCGCTCCTGATCGCGCACCTGGTGCACTTCCTGATCATCCCGCAGATCGGCCGCCTGGTGGACAGCTGGGGCCGCAAGCCCGTGTACCTGGTCGGCGCCATCTCCGGAGCAACCTGGCCGTTCTTCGCCTTCCCGATGTTCGACACCAAGAACGCCGTCATCATCGTTCTGGCCGTGACCATCGGCCTCTGCCTGCACGGCTTCATGTATGCCGGCCAGCCGGCGCTGATGGCCGAGCTGTTCCCCACCCGGATGCGCTACGCCGGCGTCTCGCTGGGCTCGCAGGTCACCTCGATCTTCGCCGGTTCGCTGGCGCCGCTGCTGGCCACCGCCTGGCTCAAGGACACCGGCTCCTGGCTGCCCACCGCTCTGTACCTCGTCGTGGCATGCGCCATCACCACGGTGGCAGTGCTTAGCCTGAAGGAAACCAAGGGCATCGCGCTGGAGGAAGTGGACCGGCTCGACGCCGAGCGTGAAGGCCTGGCCGTAGCGGCCGTCCGCTGA
- a CDS encoding 3-hydroxybutyrate dehydrogenase codes for MENSLNGRKALVTGGASGIGAATVRALAARGAKVVVADVNEAAATALADEVGGTAWAVNLLDVDSLQTLSLDCDILVNNAGIQRISPIEDFDPADFRRIVTLMLEAPFLLIRAALPHMYANNFGRIINLSSVHGLRASPFKSAYVSAKHGLEGLSKVTALEGGAHGVTSNCVNPGYVRTPLVESQVADQAKVHGIPESEVLAKIMLTEAAVKRLVEPEEVASLVAWLASNDAGMVTGASYTMDGGWSAR; via the coding sequence ATGGAAAATTCGCTCAACGGCCGCAAGGCCCTGGTCACCGGCGGCGCCAGCGGCATCGGGGCGGCAACCGTCCGCGCCCTGGCCGCCCGCGGCGCGAAGGTGGTGGTGGCCGACGTCAATGAGGCCGCCGCCACCGCCCTCGCCGACGAAGTGGGAGGAACCGCCTGGGCGGTCAACCTGCTCGACGTCGACTCACTTCAGACGCTCAGCCTGGACTGCGACATCCTGGTCAACAACGCCGGGATCCAGCGCATCAGCCCCATCGAGGACTTCGATCCTGCGGACTTCCGCCGGATTGTCACGCTGATGCTGGAGGCACCCTTCCTGCTGATCCGTGCCGCGCTGCCGCACATGTACGCGAACAACTTCGGCCGGATCATCAACCTCTCCTCGGTCCACGGCCTGCGGGCATCGCCGTTCAAGAGCGCCTACGTCTCCGCCAAGCACGGTCTGGAAGGGCTGAGCAAGGTCACGGCGCTGGAAGGCGGCGCGCACGGCGTAACCTCCAACTGCGTCAACCCGGGGTACGTCCGCACGCCGCTGGTCGAGTCGCAGGTCGCGGACCAGGCCAAGGTGCACGGCATCCCGGAATCCGAGGTGCTGGCCAAGATCATGCTCACCGAGGCTGCGGTGAAGCGCCTGGTCGAGCCGGAGGAGGTTGCCTCGCTGGTGGCCTGGCTGGCCTCGAACGACGCCGGGATGGTCACCGGCGCGAGCTACACCATGGACGGCGGCTGGTCCGCCCGCTGA
- a CDS encoding ABC transporter substrate-binding protein, with protein MTQIKTGQRRRGIFRPLTLAASLALALSACGTPSAAPPGQPGSAAASGGSSAKVTIGIGGQTLLTYLPTTLAQELGYYKDEGLNVELQDLQGGSKALTAMIGGSTNVTSGYYEHTIQMQAKNQPIKAFVDMGRSSGLVLLVAPKNEGKIKTIADLKGKNVGVTAPGSSTDMFIKYLLAKNGMQKTDAAVSAIGAGSSAVAAMEQGQVDAAVMLEPDVSVLTKRMGHDPLILEDVRSADGLKEVFDADAWPSSSLYAKAEWLDANKETAGKLAKAIKRTLEFIAGHSGEEIAAKMPEKFAGGDKALYAAVIEDLKKTLSKDGAFTENGVRAVLKTQQVANPDVGNKDIKLADTYTNDFLK; from the coding sequence ATGACACAGATCAAAACCGGGCAAAGGCGCCGGGGCATCTTCCGCCCGCTCACCCTTGCCGCCTCGCTTGCCCTCGCTCTTTCTGCTTGCGGCACTCCGTCCGCGGCGCCTCCCGGCCAGCCTGGCAGCGCCGCGGCAAGCGGCGGCAGCAGTGCCAAAGTAACCATCGGCATCGGTGGCCAGACCCTGCTGACGTACCTCCCGACTACGCTCGCGCAGGAACTTGGTTACTACAAAGACGAAGGCTTGAACGTCGAACTCCAGGACCTGCAGGGCGGCTCCAAGGCTCTGACGGCCATGATTGGCGGCAGTACCAACGTGACCAGCGGATACTACGAGCACACCATCCAGATGCAGGCCAAGAATCAGCCGATCAAAGCGTTCGTGGACATGGGCAGGTCCTCGGGCCTGGTGCTGCTGGTCGCACCCAAGAACGAGGGCAAGATCAAGACCATTGCCGACCTCAAAGGGAAGAACGTCGGCGTGACCGCCCCCGGATCCTCCACGGACATGTTCATCAAGTATCTCCTCGCAAAGAACGGTATGCAGAAGACGGACGCGGCGGTTTCGGCCATCGGCGCCGGCTCGTCGGCTGTCGCGGCCATGGAGCAGGGGCAGGTCGACGCCGCCGTCATGCTCGAGCCTGATGTGTCAGTGCTGACCAAACGGATGGGGCACGATCCTTTGATCCTCGAGGACGTCCGCTCCGCCGACGGGCTCAAGGAAGTCTTCGATGCCGACGCGTGGCCCTCTTCCAGCCTCTACGCCAAGGCGGAGTGGCTGGACGCCAACAAGGAGACGGCCGGCAAGCTCGCCAAGGCCATAAAGCGAACCCTGGAATTCATCGCCGGGCATTCCGGGGAGGAGATCGCCGCCAAGATGCCGGAGAAGTTCGCCGGCGGGGACAAGGCTCTCTACGCCGCGGTGATCGAGGACCTGAAGAAGACGCTCAGCAAGGACGGCGCCTTCACCGAGAATGGTGTCCGGGCGGTGCTGAAGACCCAGCAGGTGGCCAACCCTGACGTCGGCAATAAGGACATCAAGCTGGCAGATACCTACACGAATGACTTCCTGAAGTAG
- a CDS encoding ABC transporter permease gives MTLLDSKKNGLSAALDSGTRRRNRRTEMSPLAMRGTQFLLTVAVLGAWELSVRAGVVDEFFFPLPSDIFQTVWLWVSSGFVFPHLWVTMQEAILAFLVGAAAGLLLGFVLARVRFLERLLDPFLQMFNALPRVVLAPIFLLWFGLGIWSKVAFGFTLVFFIVFFNTLEGVKSVDRVLVDNARMLGASEKQLLRHVFIPSALTWIFSSLHISVGFAITGAVVGEYLGASAGVGYAIAQAQGVFDTRGVFAGMFILMIVVLIIDLLVNRLERHLLRWRPTQSA, from the coding sequence GTGACGCTCCTGGACTCAAAGAAAAACGGGCTCTCGGCCGCCCTCGACAGCGGCACCCGCCGGCGGAACCGCCGGACCGAGATGTCGCCGCTGGCAATGCGAGGCACCCAATTCCTACTCACCGTTGCAGTCCTTGGCGCCTGGGAGCTTTCCGTACGCGCCGGCGTGGTGGACGAATTCTTCTTCCCGCTTCCGTCGGACATTTTCCAGACCGTCTGGTTGTGGGTATCGTCCGGCTTTGTCTTCCCCCACTTGTGGGTCACCATGCAGGAGGCCATTCTCGCCTTCCTCGTGGGAGCCGCCGCAGGGCTCCTCCTTGGCTTCGTCCTGGCCCGGGTACGTTTCCTCGAACGCCTGCTGGACCCGTTCCTGCAGATGTTCAACGCCCTCCCCCGCGTGGTGCTGGCCCCGATCTTCCTTCTCTGGTTCGGCCTGGGCATCTGGTCCAAGGTCGCTTTCGGCTTCACCCTCGTGTTCTTCATCGTCTTCTTCAACACCCTCGAGGGCGTCAAAAGCGTTGACCGTGTGTTGGTGGACAATGCGCGGATGCTGGGCGCTTCCGAAAAGCAACTCCTCCGCCACGTCTTCATCCCCAGCGCCCTGACGTGGATCTTCTCCAGCCTTCACATCAGCGTCGGTTTCGCCATCACAGGCGCCGTGGTGGGCGAGTACCTCGGAGCATCCGCCGGGGTGGGCTACGCCATTGCCCAGGCCCAAGGCGTCTTCGATACGCGGGGCGTGTTCGCGGGGATGTTCATCCTGATGATCGTGGTCCTGATCATCGATCTCCTCGTCAACCGCCTGGAACGGCACCTGCTCCGCTGGCGCCCGACCCAATCGGCCTAG
- a CDS encoding ABC transporter ATP-binding protein, giving the protein MPAAKADTSRYAVELTACTKEFPMPGGETYFAVRDINLKVEPGRFVSIVGPTGSGKSTILNMAAGLLNPSSGEVTSFGEPVNGVNRRASYMFQQDPLLPWKTVIDNVSLGLTMAGASKAEAHAEARRWLEKVGLKNFADRYPHQLSGGMRKRTAIAQAWIVNPDVLLMDEPFSALDVQTRQIMENELLQLWQESGKAVVFITHDLDEAIALSDEVVILGAGPGSTVVGSYEIDIPRPRDLLDIRDDPQFVALHREIWGRLKVEVSKTYETAMAEEGEVA; this is encoded by the coding sequence ATGCCAGCTGCAAAGGCAGACACGTCAAGGTACGCAGTGGAACTCACCGCGTGCACCAAGGAATTCCCGATGCCAGGGGGTGAGACATACTTCGCCGTGCGCGACATCAACCTCAAAGTCGAACCCGGCCGATTTGTTTCCATTGTCGGCCCCACGGGGTCCGGCAAGTCCACCATCCTCAACATGGCGGCGGGGCTGCTGAACCCCAGCAGCGGCGAAGTGACGAGCTTTGGAGAACCGGTGAACGGGGTCAACCGGCGGGCGTCCTACATGTTCCAGCAGGACCCCCTGCTGCCGTGGAAGACCGTCATCGACAACGTCAGCCTCGGCCTGACAATGGCTGGCGCATCAAAGGCCGAGGCCCACGCCGAGGCGAGGCGCTGGCTTGAGAAGGTCGGCCTCAAGAATTTCGCGGACCGGTACCCCCACCAGCTCAGCGGTGGCATGCGCAAGCGCACGGCCATCGCCCAGGCCTGGATCGTCAATCCGGATGTGCTGCTCATGGACGAACCTTTTTCCGCACTTGACGTTCAGACCCGCCAGATCATGGAGAACGAGCTGCTTCAGCTGTGGCAGGAGTCAGGCAAGGCCGTCGTTTTCATCACCCACGATCTGGACGAAGCGATCGCGCTGTCCGACGAAGTGGTGATCCTGGGGGCCGGCCCCGGAAGCACGGTCGTGGGAAGCTACGAAATCGACATCCCGCGGCCCCGCGACCTGCTCGACATCCGCGATGACCCGCAGTTTGTGGCTCTGCACCGCGAGATCTGGGGCAGGTTGAAGGTCGAGGTTTCCAAGACCTACGAGACCGCCATGGCGGAAGAAGGTGAAGTCGCGTGA
- a CDS encoding IclR family transcriptional regulator, giving the protein MSPNESSATPLLVLRKITSILDAFSLAAPEQSLAELRAATGMPHSTVQRLVANMVQEGILDRHGDKFRVGVRMAHWAAPAVQGLDHLELLAPVLRRLRDELGETACIFRESQGKRVCIALAETRRMLRRVVQVGEIMPLHVGAAGRVLLAWNPDVAEQIYRSGLRSLTEQTITDAANLEAAVARTRADGFAITTGERVSGASGISAPIFGPQAELYGALTVMGPALRMPYDVCAAWIEPVLAAAEEATRVIGGTIPSTGVPTSWI; this is encoded by the coding sequence ATGAGCCCCAATGAATCCTCGGCCACGCCATTGCTGGTTCTCCGAAAGATCACGTCCATCCTGGACGCTTTTTCCCTCGCCGCGCCGGAGCAGTCGCTGGCCGAACTCCGGGCAGCGACCGGCATGCCCCACTCGACCGTGCAACGCCTCGTGGCCAACATGGTCCAGGAAGGCATCCTGGACCGGCACGGGGACAAGTTCCGCGTGGGGGTCCGGATGGCGCACTGGGCCGCCCCGGCTGTCCAGGGTCTCGACCACCTTGAGTTGCTCGCGCCCGTGCTGCGGCGTTTGCGTGATGAGCTGGGTGAGACGGCCTGCATATTCCGGGAATCCCAGGGTAAGCGGGTCTGCATAGCGCTGGCAGAGACCCGGCGGATGCTCCGGAGGGTGGTGCAGGTGGGTGAGATCATGCCGCTTCATGTGGGTGCCGCGGGGCGGGTACTTCTGGCGTGGAACCCCGACGTGGCCGAGCAGATCTATCGCTCCGGGCTGCGCTCCCTGACTGAGCAGACGATCACCGACGCCGCCAACCTGGAGGCCGCCGTCGCCAGAACCAGGGCGGACGGCTTCGCCATCACCACCGGGGAGCGCGTTTCGGGGGCCAGTGGAATCTCAGCCCCCATCTTTGGGCCGCAGGCCGAACTGTACGGCGCGCTCACCGTCATGGGGCCGGCGCTCAGGATGCCCTACGACGTCTGTGCCGCCTGGATCGAGCCCGTTCTTGCGGCTGCTGAAGAAGCCACGCGTGTCATTGGGGGAACCATTCCGTCGACAGGGGTACCCACATCGTGGATTTAG
- a CDS encoding CaiB/BaiF CoA-transferase family protein codes for MVKVSETATRGGEPGAASGTESPHGVGPLAGVRVLELGSLIAGPFAGRQLADFGAEVIKIEAPSRPDPMREWGRARVQGHTLWWSVQSRGKKCVTLDLKSPRGRELFLELCQEADVLLENFRPGTLENLGLAPEELWQVNPGLIIARVSGYGQTGPDAQKPGYASVAEARGGLRYLNGYPDQAPPRTGISLGDSLASLYALQGILLALYWRDARGGTGQVVDVSLVEACFSLLESAVPDFAAEKVVPGPSGSGLKGIAPSNIFRSGDGKWVVIAANQDSVFVRLAAAMGRSELASDPRYSNHASRGVHQEELESLIAEWAAGYGHDELTAVLDRHAVPNSPVSSIEDIFADPQLRARGMLVEVPDEELGVLVQPGIVPRLTRSAGEIGWSGPLTPGSHNRAIYEGLLGLSEDELQAAKDEGAI; via the coding sequence ATGGTGAAGGTTTCCGAGACCGCCACACGCGGCGGCGAGCCCGGCGCTGCGAGTGGTACCGAGTCGCCGCACGGCGTCGGGCCCTTGGCCGGCGTCCGCGTTCTGGAACTGGGATCCCTGATCGCCGGACCCTTTGCCGGCCGCCAGCTGGCCGACTTCGGCGCGGAAGTGATCAAAATCGAGGCGCCCAGCCGACCGGACCCGATGCGGGAATGGGGCCGGGCCCGGGTGCAGGGGCACACGTTGTGGTGGTCCGTGCAGTCCCGCGGGAAGAAGTGCGTGACGCTTGACCTGAAGTCGCCGCGCGGACGCGAGCTCTTCCTGGAACTCTGCCAGGAGGCGGACGTGCTCCTGGAAAACTTCCGTCCCGGAACCCTTGAGAATCTGGGCCTTGCCCCCGAGGAACTTTGGCAGGTCAATCCGGGGCTCATCATTGCCCGGGTGTCCGGCTATGGCCAGACAGGTCCCGACGCGCAAAAGCCAGGCTATGCCTCCGTTGCCGAGGCGCGGGGAGGGCTGAGGTACCTTAACGGCTACCCGGACCAGGCGCCTCCCCGCACGGGCATCTCGCTCGGGGACAGTCTGGCGTCGCTCTACGCACTGCAAGGCATCCTGCTGGCCCTGTACTGGCGGGATGCGAGGGGCGGAACAGGCCAGGTCGTGGACGTGTCCCTCGTAGAGGCATGCTTCTCACTCCTGGAGAGCGCCGTGCCCGACTTCGCGGCCGAAAAAGTCGTTCCGGGCCCCAGCGGATCGGGACTTAAGGGGATCGCGCCGTCGAACATCTTTCGTTCCGGTGACGGCAAGTGGGTGGTGATCGCCGCAAACCAGGACTCGGTCTTTGTGCGGCTGGCCGCCGCCATGGGGCGATCGGAACTGGCGTCGGACCCGCGCTACAGCAACCACGCGTCGCGGGGCGTGCACCAGGAGGAACTGGAATCCCTGATTGCCGAGTGGGCGGCCGGGTACGGCCATGACGAGCTGACGGCCGTACTGGACCGACACGCGGTCCCGAACAGCCCGGTTAGCAGCATCGAAGACATCTTCGCCGATCCCCAGCTCCGCGCCCGGGGAATGCTGGTGGAAGTGCCGGACGAGGAACTTGGGGTCCTGGTCCAGCCCGGGATCGTTCCGCGGCTGACGCGCAGCGCCGGGGAAATCGGCTGGAGCGGTCCCCTGACTCCGGGGTCCCATAACCGGGCCATCTACGAAGGATTGCTCGGGCTCTCAGAGGACGAGCTGCAGGCTGCGAAGGATGAAGGTGCAATCTGA